Sequence from the Argentina anserina chromosome 7, drPotAnse1.1, whole genome shotgun sequence genome:
CAACTCCATGTTCTGTTTCACTTCAATGGGTGCAAAAGTTGATTATAAGATTAATGATGGATCTGCTCCTTATGTTTTCAAAATATGTGGACAAGTGCATCACTTAATGGGATCTGTATTACCTTCCGATGGTGAATCGCCTAAATTCGCACAACTATACGTTTATGATACAcataatgaaatttcaaatcGTATCAATGCTATTGATCCATCTCataaaaatccaaaaataGATCCAGATATTGTGAAAGGGCTAATACAAATGTTTGATCAAACCAATGaactaacaaaaaaatttCGATCTGTTAGAGAcaaatttgaaaatgattCATTACCTTCATTGAGTATGACAATGATAGATAGACAACCATTTGATAGCAAACAATACGAAAAACCCACATACGATCAACTAGCGGGTTTGGTTGTTGGTGATATAGGAGAATTTAATTCCAATAAAGATATTATTGTCCAATCTTATGACAACTACCTACAACGAATTTCAAAAATTCATCCAAAATACATGTCATTACAGTATCCAATACTATTTCCATATGGTGAAGATggatttaaaattaatttgaaatttcaaacaacttctacgaataaaaataataagagAAAAAATATGTCAATGCGCAGTTTTGTTGCATACCAAATTCATGATAGAAGTAACGAATCAAGTACTTTACTAAAGGGCGGAAGACTATTCCAACAATATTTAGTTGATGCTTACGCAACTGTGGAAGAAAGTAAATTGGATTATATTAGAACTCATCAGGGTGACTATAGAATTGAAAAATGCAAAGATATTTTTACTGCATCCTCATCTGGAATTACTGAGAGTCGTGATATAGGACAAAAGATTTACCTTCCAAGTTCTCATACTGGTGGTCCTCGGGATATGATTAATAATTACCATGATGCAATGGCAATTTGCAGACATTACGGTAATCCAGATCTATTTATAACTTTTACTTGCAACGTGAAATGGCCGGAGATCACAagattttttcaaaacaatcataTGTGTAAACCAGAAGATAGGCCTGATATAACTTCAAGAATTTTCCAAATTAAGTTAAAAGATATGATTACATACATTAAATCTGGAGAACCTTTTGGAGAAGTGGAGGCGCACGTATGCACAATTGAATTTCAGAAAAGAGGATTACCACATGCTCACATGTTGTTTTGGttgaaaaaaaactataaatgTTATACTCCAACTGATGTAGATTCTATAATTTCAGCTGAACTACCTAATAAAAATGTTGATCCTGAACTCTTCAAAATTGTTAGTCAGTTTATGATTCATGGCCCTTGCGGACCAACAAATTCAAAAGCTCCTTGCATGAGAGATGGAAAATGTTCTAAATCTTTTCCTCGACCATTTAATGCCAATACAACCTTTGAGAGAATTGAACCACCGATTTACAAGAGACGCAAAGATGATACAAAATACGTGATAAAACATGGAGTTCATCTTGGAAATAATTTTATTGTGCCTTAtaattctaaattattattgagATACAAAGCTCAcattaatgttgaattatgcTCTCAATCCATGTTAGTAaaatatttgtttaaatatatcAACAAAGGTCCAGATCGAGCTAgaattttattaaatgaagATAAACATGATGAGATCCAAACATATCTTAATTGTCGTTATCTAAGTCCACATGAATCTGCATGGAGATTGTTTGACTATACAATTCACGAAAGATATCCTGCAGTTCAATATTTGGTTGTCCACCTGCCTTCAGAACACAACGTTGTTTttagtgaaaaaaaaaccattgaaTCTGTCATAAAGTATCAAGCCACTGATGACACTACACTAACGGGCTGGTTTAAAGTTAATAGAACTAATAATGAAGCAAGAAACTTAACTTATACCGAATTTCCTACCAAATTTGTGTGGGATTCACAAAAGAAATTATGGACGCCAAGacaaaaatacaaaactaTTGGACGAATGGCTCATGTTCATCCAAGAAGAGGTGAAACATATTACATGAGAATATTATTGGCGATTCAAAAGGGTTGTAAGAGCTTTGACTCCATAAAAACAGTCAATGGAACTACATACTCTACTTATCAAGAAGCATGTCGAGTTCTTGGTTTAATTGGAGATGATAAAGAATGGAGTGATGCCTTAACAGAATCTTCATATATAGGATCAGCACCTCAAATCCGTCAACTATTTGTaacaataattttattttgtgaaGTCGCAAATCCACAAAAATTACTCGATGCACATTGGTTAAACATGACTGATGATATTTCTTACAACTTAAAGAAAGAATCTGGAAACCCAAATCTCATCGTGCGAGAGCATgaattgaaaaataatttgCTATTTGAATTAGAGAAATTGTTCAATGCGTGCTCAAGTTCGTTAAAAGATTTTCAGTTACCAATGCCAAACACAAATGAAGTAATAGAGCTTAAAAATAGATTATTGATGGAAGAACTCAACTATGATTTGTCGACGTTAAAACTTCAATATGAAAATTTTCTGACTCAATTAAATAGTTGTCAAAGAATTGTGCATGATTATGTTATAAAAacaattgaggagaaaaaaccCGGAGCTTTTTTTGTTCACGGTAGCGGTGGAACTGGAAAGACATTTTTATGGCATACAATAACCAGCAAATTGCGatcagaaagaaaaatagtcTTAACCGTAGCTTCATCTGGTATTGCATCATTACTACTTCCAAATGGTAGAACTGCACATTCACGTTTTAAAATACCCCTTGACGTGAATGTTAAGACAAAATGTCCTATAAGTAAAGGGACAGATCTTGCAAAGCTTattaaaaaaactgatttgatTATTTGGGATGAAGCTCCAATGTGTAATAAATATTGTTTTCAATTATTAGATGAAAATATTCGAGatattttttcaaattctGATGGGACAAAAGTTGTCGAACCTTTTGCTGGAATATCAATTCTATTGGGTGGAGATTTTAGACAAATTTTACCAGTGGCAGGATCTAAAGAACAGATTGTTCAAGATTCGTTAAACAAATCCTACCTTTGGTCATCATTTAAAATATTCAGTTTAACAGAAAATATGAGATTGCAAAAAACTGGACTAACTGATGTAGAAAAAATTGATATCTCTAATTTCGCAAATTGGTTACTAGAAATTGGGGAGGGTCGTCTCCAATCAATTCTAGAAACAAATGATAATGATATGTCATGGATTGAAATTCCAGAAGATTTATTAGTTAATTCTTATACAAATCCCATAGAATCAATTTTTCTAACTACTTATCCTAACTTTCATGCTTACTACAATAATGTTGGTTATTTAAGAGAGCGTGCTATTGTGACCCCATGTAATTTAACTGTACatgatataaataattttgCCATTAATTTATTACCTGGTGAAGAAACCACGTATTATAGTTGTGatacaatctcaaataaatccgGCAGCAGCGAAAATATCGATCTTTTATATCCAACAGAATTTTTGAATAAACTTGAATTTAGTGGATTACCAATGCATGAGTTGACCTTAAAAGTTGGTATGCCAGTAATGTTATTAAGGAATCTAAATCAAGTGTCTGGATTATGCAATGGCACTAGATTGATTATAACAAGTTTATTTGATAGAGTAATAGAAGCAGAAATACTAACAGGAAACAATATTGGTCAAAAATGTTTTATACCAAGAATTAATATAAGTCCTCCAGCTGATACAAAATGGCCGTTTATATTTAAAAGACGTCAATTTCCTGTCCGAGCATGTTATGCAATGACCATTAACAAAAGTCAAGGTcaatcattaaatcaagttGGTGTATATCTTCCAGAACCAGTTTTTGCTCATGGCCAACTATATGTGGCACTATCAAGAGTTACATCGAGGAAAAATCTTAAGATTTTAATAACAAATAGTGATGAAATACCAAATAATTGTACAAAGAACATAGTTTATAAAGACGTGTTCCAAAATCTATTGACCAAATTGTAAAAAACAAGCAAAATGAGAAACAAGAAAGGTGTTGCTTCATCTCACTAGAATTTTACATTCATGATATTACAAACAACAACTTCTAATATATCTACATATTTACAACTTTTCCATACtcttcaaaaaaataatatttacatTCCATGTAAATTGAAACCCTTATTCATTACCTTTACTTAGAAGGGGTCAGAAGAATGTTATGTCAACACCAAAAAAGGTACGACTTCTTGCTTTGAGTACTTAGATTCCTGCCTCTTCATTGGTTTACACCTAACATACTTATTGttttatcttttaattttatatattaaaagaTATATTGTGTTTTTGATTTCATGTCATATAGCCATATAGGTGTAATCTGGAGAGATCTTGGCTGCTCTATTTTACCGGTATGACACCCCGCAGCAGAGCGCGGGCAATATGCCTAGTATATAACTAATTTTAGTATCGTGAATGTGGCGGACACAGAAAATTATACAAGTgggggcaaaaaaaaaattgttggaGCATAACACAACTTTGTTATGCTTAAGAATAGGTGTGTCATGAAAAGTGGTGCAAAGGGATACGAGGTCGGGTTCTTAAGATTCTTAGCGAGTCAGAAAACGGGAGATGAATCGGAGGATTTACGGTAACAAGAGTgataataaatttattatatgaGATTACTACGAAGATTTTATTTGAGTATATTATCAATTAGTCTAATATACCTATAtttcaataattttttgtGCAACTCAGTAATGGAACGTACTGTATAGTCATGTATCTAACGCAGCCGACTAAAAAAAATAGGGCATACATATGAACTATGAAGTAAGTTGGCAAAATCAAAAGTTCACTGGGGGCAAGTGCCCCCACTCGACCCCTACTGCGTCCGCCAAATCGTGATTAAGAAAGTGGAGATTGTGGAGATTGTGGAGATTGTGGAGTTTGCACACCACAGATGTTAGCTTCCAAATTTGTTTGTAGTATAAAGAACTGACCAATATTGTACTTGATTGTTATATGAGAACCCGAATATACAGTTGGTGCTGAGTcatcaaaagttcaaaacaaCGGAATGCATGTAGTTTGAGGATCCTTGTGTTCAAATGTTCACGTGAAAAATACCCATTGCAGTGTTTACATGCATTTCCAGTGTGaatctatgtttttttttagaagcaGTGTGAATCTGTGTTAAATTTTTCAACATTGGTGAACTGGGATGGCCCTAAACTTGTTTATGAAGTCTTTAAAGGCATTACTATAAATCAATTGAAAATTATTAGTGGTAGACTAGCTGATCCACTTAATTAGTGCAGGGCAGCTTTTAAGTTTCCACACCAGAGACTTTGAATACTGTATTACTCAACTCAGTTAAACTAGAGTTGAACTTAAAAGGCCTTGCATTATTCTCACATGACCAACTAGCTTCCTGCTTGTGCAAACTCAATGGAGCGTCATGAATCCATGCTATGTGCATTTTGGTTTAAGTCTCTTCATGTGATTACCCATCTCCTCCTTATTATGAACTTCCTATCTTCCACTGTTGCAAGATCACTCGGAAACGAAACTGATCGATTAGCATtactcaaattcaaggaatCCATGACCACTGACCCGCTAGGGTTGTTGAACACATGGAATGACTCCCTTCACTTTTGCAACTGGCATGGGATTTCCTGTGGCTCAAGGCATCAGAGAGTAGTAGCCTTGAACCTTTATCATTCTGAGTTGAATGGAACCATATCACCTTACATAGGCAACCTCTCTTTTCTAATGTCCATCAACCTTGGAAACAACAACTTCTATGGCAAGATTCCGCAACAAGTTGATCGTTTGTTCCGTCTGCGACATCTCAATCTAAGTGTTAACAGGTTGCAGGGGAGTATTCCAGTCAACCTGACCTCCTGCCTGGAACTGAGTCACATAAACTTAACCTCAAACCGTCTTACAGGCACAATTCCGCCAGACCTTGGCTCATTGTTGAAGCTTGTTTATCTACATCTTGATAAAAACAAATTGACAGGAGCCATCCCACCTTCCTTGGGAAATCTTTCATCAATCGGTTTTCTTTGCCTAGCATATAACAATTTGGTGGGCAACATTCCAGAGGAGATGGGCAGATTGGGAAGCTTATATCATTTAAACGTTGGCTCCAATAATCTTTCTGGTATGATACCTCCTTCCATTTTTAACATATCATCTATGAAATCCTTTTCACTTGTAAATAATAAGTTCAAGGGCAGCATTCCACCCGCCATAGGCTTCAACATGCCTAATCTCCAAGAATTGTACTTTGGCGCAAATGAACTCTCCGGGCAAATCCCACCTTCACTTTCCAATGCCTCTCAGATTTATGCACTTGATGTTGGGGACAATAATTTGGTTGGGCAAGTTCCCAACAGTTTTGGAGACCTCTCAGCTCTCTGGTCGCTCGATGTTAGCAACAATTTTCTGGGAAGTATTTCTGCGAAGGACTTGGATTTTGTAACATCGTTGGCCAATTGCAGCAACCTGGAAATTCTTGATATGACTTCCAACGATTTTGGAGGTGTTTTATCCAACTCTGTGGCCAACTTGTCAACTCAAATGACCCAATTCTTTTTTGGAGGAAATTTTATATCAGGAATGATTCCTGAAACATTAGAAAATCTCAACAATTTAATAGCCTTAAGCCTGGCTGATAACCTGTTCAGTGGCACCATTCCGACCTCTATTTCCAAGTTACAAAAGCTGCAGGGCTTGCATCTAGCCGGTAATAGTCTATCAGGACGAATCCCATCTTCCATAGGAAACCTCACTCAATTGTATCGCCTCGACTTGTCGGAAAATGACTTGGTAGGAAACATTCCTAAGAGTATTGGGAACTGCCAACATATGCAGGAGATCATTATATCACAGAATAAGCTAACTGGAAATATACCACCAGAGGTGATTGGTCTTTCATCCCTTCTCTTTCTCCGCTTATCAGGAAACTCACTCACTGGCAGCTTGCCTATGGAAGTAGGTAAGCTAAAGAATATATATTCCCTTGGCATCTCGGAAAATAATTTGACAGGAAAAATTCCGGAAGTCATTGGAGACTGTATGAGCCTTGAACACCTTTACCTACAAGGAAATCTCTTTCAAGGTATGATACCTTCTTCTTTGGCTTCTTTGAAAGGTCTTCAAAACTTGGATCTTTCACTAAACAACTTGTCAGGTCAAATTCCAAAAGTTATACAAAGACTTACCTTCTTGCTATGTTTGAACCTGTCTTTCAATAATCTGGAAGGTGAGGTACCAAAAGAAGGCATCTTTCGAAATAGAAGCGCAATATTCTTGGTTGGCAATACCAAACTTTGTGGCACTGAATTTTGGCTACCAGCATGCGCCatcaagaagaagagaaaattcaaactacAGTTCATAATTTTGATGGTGGTTGGATGGTCTCTTCTGTTTGCAGCATTTCTAAATCTTTATTGGaggagaaaaataagaaagaatTCATTAGCTGGAGACTCATCAATTAAATTCCACTCAAAGGTTTCATACGAAACCCTTCATAAAGCTACTGGCGGATTCTCTCTGAGCACTCTAATTGGATCAGGCGGTTTTGGCTCTGTATACAAAGGGATTTTTGATCAAGAAGAAAAGAATGTAGTTGCCATAAAGGTCATTAACCTTCAACAGAGAGGAGCTTCCAAGAGTTTCACAGCAGAATGCAATGCACTAAAAAATGTCCGGCACCGGAATCTTGTCAAAATCTTTACTTGCTGCTCCAGCATAGATTACAACGGTAATGAATTCAGAGCTCTAGTTTTTGAATATATGTCAAACGGAAGTTTAGAGGAGTGGCTGCACAGAGAAAACCAATCAATGAGTTTGACTCTTCTTCAAAGAATGAATATTGTTGTTGACGTCGCTTCTGCATTATGTTACCTTCATGACCATTGTGAGCCTCCAATCATTCACTGCGACATAAAGCCAAGCAATGTTCTTCTTGATGATGACATAGTTGCTCGTGTAGCTGATTTTGGGATAGCCAGGCTCATCTCAACCACCACAGAATCCTCACAAACTCAAAGtagcacaattggaataaagGGAACGATCGGCTATGCAGCTCCAGGTACATCTGACACTAAATGTGTGTATAATAGTTCATTAATTCGAGTAGAAAATTTTGGCTTACCAATTCTTACAACTTATCTCTTAATATGAACTTTACTTTTTCGGGCATCAGATTTTCTTTTGTCATCGAATGCATGTGGATAAGGACATAGATTATAAGTAACTACGCAATTCCAGAAAGGCTCACAAACTGAAAAGTATATAATGCACAGAGAGCTGACATACTTGAATGTTTGCAGAGTACGCAAGTGGTGCTGAGGCATCAAAACAAggagatgtatatagttttggGATCCTTGTATTAGAAATGTTTACAGGAAGAAAACCCACCGACGAAATTTTCAAAGATGGTTTGAAACTCCATGACTTTGTTAAGATGGCAATACCAGGAAGGCTTGTGCAGATTGTGGCCCCTGCTCTTCTCTCGGCCCTTGAAGAGGCAGCTCCTGCGACAACTAGAAATGAAGTAAACTATATGCTTAGAGGTCATAACAATAAAACTGAACCGGATGAGGAAAATATCAACTATGAGAACCTAAGCAAAATGAACAcacaagtgtggaagtgtatACATTCAATCCTTCAGATTGGACTTGCGTGCTCGAAGGAATCACTGAAGGATAGAATGTCTATGAAGGATGTCGTCTGGGATCTACACCGTATAAAAATTGCTTACAATGGTGCAGTGATCCATCCACAAAGACCAAGAAGCTAAACAATTGGTGCTGTTAGTTTACTTCTTTTAATAGGTGCATTTAATTGATATAGtttttcttccaaattttGGTAAGTCACTGCCTAATTCTTGTGTTCATTCTACTAATAACTTATTAGGTATGGCGTGGGAAGCAATACGGGAGTTATCTAACTGTGGGAAGTTATGCTAGTACTAGAGATGTCTCAAGGCAGCATGATGACCTGAACGTCTTCTTCCTGATGCTAAATCGTGAAGTGcttgatttcaatttctatgtTTGGAGTTCCTTTTTCTGAGTTTTATCCAGAGAGCAAATGGACACCAGAATATATTGTAGGCTTGTAGCTCAAGAATATGTATCGTGTAATAATTGTTAATTCAGAACCTATGTTATTATTAGGATTTTGTTAAACCAACGGAGCTAATCTTTAATGTAGCAGATGAACGTTTGGCAAATGTTCTTATTGCTTTCCTCATGAATATAGACTAGCAGAGAGGTTTGGCAAGTGGAACTTACAAAATCTTTGCTTCCTGTGTACAATGTAGATGGGAAACCTAACTAGTTTAGATCTCTGTTAATATCAGTTAATCAAAATACCTAATTGCTGTTATACAGTACAAATAACAGATATGACAATAAAAGTATACAACCAATGAATAAATGAGCACAAATTGATGAGGGACGTGTAAACTAATCATTATTGGAAACAATTTCACAAAATTCTGACAAAATGCTAAGGCATCCGAGATAACTAACAGCAAGCATATAAACAAAGTTACACAAGAATCATGGTTTCAACAAatctatatattatattctgGCTTCTGTATACGATAGTGAGATGCAACATTTAGACCTCTATTGAAAGACACCCTTGTATCAACAAATTTGCAGTGTGTACAGTGATGCTGTACAGAAGAATTGTGGAAGTCAATATGACACTGCCTCGAGCACAGTACTGCTGAGACTTGGAAGGCTGATCTGCCAATCCAACTATTTCCAACTAGTTGACGGAATTCCCTGCTTTTGAAACCATTCGGGCATGTGAAACCTCTCATAAAGCACAGGCCTCACATCTTTCTGCAGCGATAGGTGCTTGAGCAGTGGAAGAAGAACATCCAAAAGCTGAAAAACAAAGGTTgggggaaatgaaaagatatagagGCGACAAAGTGGAGGAGAAGTGATAGACAGTAAAGAGGTAGTGAGTGTTAAAAAGGTCAAAAAAATTGGATCTTCCAACCTGTGTGTCATGTAATTGCCCAGCAGAAAATGGAATGCATGGAATTCCATTCAG
This genomic interval carries:
- the LOC126803756 gene encoding probable LRR receptor-like serine/threonine-protein kinase At3g47570, with amino-acid sequence MSINLGNNNFYGKIPQQVDRLFRLRHLNLSVNRLQGSIPVNLTSCLELSHINLTSNRLTGTIPPDLGSLLKLVYLHLDKNKLTGAIPPSLGNLSSIGFLCLAYNNLVGNIPEEMGRLGSLYHLNVGSNNLSGMIPPSIFNISSMKSFSLVNNKFKGSIPPAIGFNMPNLQELYFGANELSGQIPPSLSNASQIYALDVGDNNLVGQVPNSFGDLSALWSLDVSNNFLGSISAKDLDFVTSLANCSNLEILDMTSNDFGGVLSNSVANLSTQMTQFFFGGNFISGMIPETLENLNNLIALSLADNLFSGTIPTSISKLQKLQGLHLAGNSLSGRIPSSIGNLTQLYRLDLSENDLVGNIPKSIGNCQHMQEIIISQNKLTGNIPPEVIGLSSLLFLRLSGNSLTGSLPMEVGKLKNIYSLGISENNLTGKIPEVIGDCMSLEHLYLQGNLFQGMIPSSLASLKGLQNLDLSLNNLSGQIPKVIQRLTFLLCLNLSFNNLEGEVPKEGIFRNRSAIFLVGNTKLCGTEFWLPACAIKKKRKFKLQFIILMVVGWSLLFAAFLNLYWRRKIRKNSLAGDSSIKFHSKVSYETLHKATGGFSLSTLIGSGGFGSVYKGIFDQEEKNVVAIKVINLQQRGASKSFTAECNALKNVRHRNLVKIFTCCSSIDYNGNEFRALVFEYMSNGSLEEWLHRENQSMSLTLLQRMNIVVDVASALCYLHDHCEPPIIHCDIKPSNVLLDDDIVARVADFGIARLISTTTESSQTQSSTIGIKGTIGYAAPEYASGAEASKQGDVYSFGILVLEMFTGRKPTDEIFKDGLKLHDFVKMAIPGRLVQIVAPALLSALEEAAPATTRNEVNYMLRGHNNKTEPDEENINYENLSKMNTQVWKCIHSILQIGLACSKESLKDRMSMKDVVWDLHRIKIAYNGAVIHPQRPRS